AGCGTAAtctcactgtctctctgtcaCCATTTCCTCTGTGCTGCCCTTCCTTTGTAGTCATACTGGCATACCTCACCTTTAAGTTTTCAATGCACTGCAACTCTGAGACAGAAACAGTTTGAGAATTACATTCTAGGCATTCGCTGCAACCCAAGTACTGGATGTCGGAGCTTAAGAGGACTGTGATCAGATTTGTCGCATGGGTATCACTGTCATAAGAGTCAGTGCTGCTAGTTTTCTAATTTTCAGTGCCAATGGAAACCAGAGCTCCATCTTTAAAGATGCATGAGACATCTTAAAGAAACACAATAGCAACTGAGGCCCAGCCAGAGAAAGTGTCACTGAGAGTGAAAGACAGGGTGGGGTGAGGCTCGTGCAGATGACGGTAGAGTTGAGGGCCCAAGTTAAAGTAGAGTGCAGTTTCAAGACTCTTCAGTGCATGCAGAGGGGCAGGTGGGGagcctccacctgctgaatgaACCCTGTTAGCATTGGAGAGTACCACGGGCTACGGGTGGGGGCGGCCCTGCTCAGTATTGTGGCGGGCTGCATCATCATTGGCGTGTCCAGAGAATGTGATGCTGATGCTGTCGGAGGTATCTTCCTGGGAGCGGGCGGCCTTGGTGAGTGTGACTTAAGCTTTTTAGGAAGAAGTGACACAATTATTGGAAAAGGAATGAGCAACATGgatgatgtataaatgtaacttctAACTGATGATGTGTTTCATGAGGTCATGTGAAAACTTTGTAACCAAGAGTCTTTGACCCCTCCATAGTACAAAATCTGCTCACATGTAGGAGAGCACAAATGATATGATTGACCTTGGTGCAACACAAATGAAAGTATTATATACATTATTTAATACACATTGTTAATCCAGTAATATTGCTTATaagtatattttgtatattttgataCTAAAACTTCTGCTCATACTTAAATAGGAATTTAAatcaaaaattttatttaaccactttataaaacaaaagcaaaaaaaatatttgtcacCTTACTGCAAAATTCCATGAATCGCCCCATTGCACAGCACCCTTACCTAAAGCACACACAGTCTTTCCAGCAGTGAGAGCTACTTGAAACAGGATATATACTGCTATGTGCTATATGTGCTACAAGTACAGAATTACTTACATAAATTAAGGAACAAGGTAAAACAaggttatttttaaactgcattatCATATTAGTAAATACTAATAAATGGTTACACTCAAAAACAAGGTTAGTGagtctgtttatgttttgtgtgtttgaaagaaaaagaatcgtccaatatatcagatttttaaatcaacCTAATATCAGTATTGTTTTAAAGATCCTTAAAAATCAGTCATACTTTAGTCAGGGGCAGGTTTGGATTtgggatgttttttgttttttgggggttatTTTTTCTTGCATATGACACTAAAATGGAAAAAGCCTTTAACAGAAAAATTTGCTGATTTAACATGTAGCTAAAATAAAATCCAGCCCTAACCTTAAATTGGTTACCGGTGATATGTTGGACATTAAGAGGATAAACAACAGTTTCCTTTTTCACAAACCAACAGTTAAAGACTAGGTTGGACCTCATTATGTAGGTTTTTATACagtgtgtttctttgtgaatgAGCTATTGGAagatacatttttgtttgtatgcaGCCCATTGAATGCACAAAATGTGTTTAAGGGCAGTGTTAAGAGAAAGATGTTATATTTGAAGAAAATTGGTCTGATTTTGCAGGTTTTTTGGCAGCATTCAGACACTAAACAATGAGAAAGTAAATCCATCATAAGCCAAAGAAGAGGGCTAAAAAGTGAATGGGACTGCTTCAAGAACACACTCATATCTTGCtggcaaaaatgtcaaatatctgtttaaagaaaaagtCCAAAACTCAGGTGAAAGATCAGTGGCCTGTGACATTTTCCATCCTGCGTTCATCTGATACACCAGTGTAACAGGAGCCAGCTGATAGCCAGACGAACTGCGCTGTCAAGATAAAGGAGTGTCTTAACCGGCTTCCTGGAGAGAAAGAGCAAAAGGGCAGGGTTTGTGATCACAGAACGACAACATCAGCATGCATACATAGTTAATGCAAAGTACATCCTCTCTGATGAGCTGATCATCTTTCAGTAACTAATTTGACTTTATAATCTGACAAATCAACACTGTGCACAGCCACTTGACAGAAACATTCACTTTGGCAGCATTTGTGCAGCTGAGTAGCATCTAATTATGTGTTTTGGGGCTTGTGTGCTATGATGCTTCTTCCAACACATAGGCTGACTAATGAGTATGAACAGAGTGTTCTCAGCAGATTGTTTTCACTCCTTCCGCAGTTTCATGACATTTTAAGCACAGACATGCATCACAGCCACCCTCAGGACTTGCCGGGGGTGTAATGCCTGCTCTTCTGGCTTATAGGGGAAATCAATAATGTTTGAATTGGAGCACAGTGCCACAGAGAGGCACATGAGCCCAGAGGTTCAGATATTACTTTGTACTTTCAGTTGAACAGAAAGAAACATCACACACTCTATCTGCGATGCTGAAAATAATCTGAAGGTTTTGTCAAGAGGATTTCAGTTTGGGAATAGATATTTCATCAAACAGCCTTATTGTTTTCGCAAAATATGGAAACttctattaaaaacagtaatttttttatgtgttgttGAGGCTCACAGGCACCAAAGGCAGTTAGATTGCATTTCAAACAACTGAACAAGatacactacattgccaaaagtatttgctcatctggcTTCACaagcatatgaacttgagtgacatcccattcttaatccataggctttattatgatgtcggcccaccctttgcagctataacagcttcaactcttctgggaaggctttccacaaggtttaggagtgtgtttatgggaatttttcatcattcttctggaagctcatttctgagttgagacactgatgttggacgagaaggtctGACTCgtagtctccgctctaattcatcccaaaggtgtttttttgggttgaggtcaggactctgcaggtcagtcaagttcttccacaccaaactatTGCCACAAAGTTGAGAGCAttaaattgtcccaaatgtcttggtattctgaagcattaagagttcctttcattggAACTAATGGGctaagcccaactcctgaaaaacaccaccataatccccctccaccaaactttacacttggcacaatgcagtcaggcaagtactgttctcctggcaaccaccaacccagattcatccatcagattgccaaacggagaagcgtgattcatcactccagagaacgcatatccactgctctagagtccattGGTTgggtgctttacaccactgtattCAATGCTTtccattgtgcttggtgatgtaaggcttggatgcagctgttcggccatggaaacccattccatgaagctttctacgcactgttcttgagctaatatgaaggccacataaagtttggaggtctgtaatgACTGAATCTACAGAAAGTTGGCAGCTtctgtgcactatgtgcctcagcatccattGACCTcatgattttacgtggcctatcactttgtggctgagttgctgtcattcccaatcacttccccTTTGTTATAgtgaaatatttagtagcaaggaaatttaTTGACTTGTGCACAGGTGCCATCCCATCACGGTTGCAGATTGGTGTAAATTGGTGTATGCAGGTgattaaatttgtatttttttatgtcactATTAAAATTTATACCCATTAATAATGAGACTTTTCATTGCATCTGCAGCACCAAATACTTTCCTTGCTCCTGGTGACAGTTATCCACAGTAACACAGCAGTAAATCTGTTGTTTTTCAACCATAAGGGAACTATAGTAAAGCCAGGGTttaattaatcattttattgCAACATTATGCTTTCCAGGCCTGCTCATAGCAATCTACCCCTTCATAAAAGCTTGGCTCAACATCAACCATATCCTTCCATCCTTCGGTAAGTggtttgatatatatttttttgctgttatttataAGTGTGTTCATGATAACAATAAAAGACATCTTTTGCTTAAATTTCTAAACTTGTCAGCAAACTTCAGAGTGCACCCAACACCTGCCAATCCTGCTTCTGATCAGCCAGCTGAGACACTGAGACGAGAAGGTGGGTGAAATGAAGGAGCGAGCCATTGAGTTAATAAGGCTATTGTGTAAGATTCAGAGGCACTTGATACGGATCCATCAAGTCTATGCACCTTATTTGTTGATAAAAACTCAGACACCTGTAGATTCACTGGAGAGTTGACAGCAGTGAGGCAGATGTTGTGCATAGTCTGTTAAAGAGAGCATTCCAGCCATCTGTCTAAAATCTCACAgggtgctgttaaaaaaaaacaaaaaacatttatgtaTACATACATGTTTATGGTGtggaagaacaaatgaaaatgcaCGGGGAAAGtgcttttaaagacattttcgGCCAATAAATTCCCGAAtctaaatacatatttttttaggATTTCGTTGACATCACAAGGACTGTGCATGCCCTGAGTACCAGATCTGAGCCTGCCAAAGGTGGctcaaacatacaaaaataagtattactaaacaaaaaaaggaggggCCTGAGTATAATTACCTCTTGTCAGTTCCTTGAGTAATGTTTGACACTTTAGTATTGTCGGGCCTATATTCTTTATGGGGTGCATGCACTGTCAAATGTCACGACCACGGTGACTCGATGCATCACTGACTGGTAAGCATAACTTTCCTGTTACAAACATACTGGAGGTGCTGAAGATTCAACAATGTCTTTTGACTTGTTAaggccaaggcctattaacttctcatgtgtgatcatgattgactgcaactggtagtttctctttgccagcataacaAGGATTTGTtagacagcactcattggactgaccaatactcagtacaatgggaaagtccaaggaacccAGTAAAAATCTAAGGAGAACTGTAGATTTatacaagttgggaaggtctcttggagccatttctaaacaactgcagattcaaAGATCATCACTTCAAGCAATTATACTTAAacacaagttattcagatattTCACCACTTttccaaggtctggaagaagacttTTAGGACCCACCAAGGCTCACGGCTGTTATGGagtggaaactgctggaacgcCAGCATCACTGCccacagtgaagtgagttttaAATCATCTTGGACTGAAAATGCCAACCAAGAAGGAAGCCCCTACTCCAAAATCAACACGttcaagcttgactgaaatttgcaccTGCCCTCATGGACAAACCAAAtaccttctggagaaaagtttatGGCTAGATGAAACAAAGATTGAGCTACTTGGTCACAATAACGTGGTATATTTGGAGTAGTAAAGGTgaggccttcccaaagccctgacTTCAAGGCTATTGAGAAATTGTAAACTACGCTTTAAAGGTGCGTCTTTGCCAGGAATCttaccaatttaaatgaaccaattctgccaagaagagtggtcagcTATCCAGGCAGAATGATATCAGAAGCTTGTTGTGCTCCAAAAGTGTGTGCTCGAGGTGGAACTTACAAAGGGTCATTTGACCAAACATTAGTGGGGGTGTATTTTGaccctgtatgtatacttttgacactatggattcaaaataaaaacaaattcattaaaattgtgcacccaattcttgttttttttttttttaagccattaAAGATGTacgctgtacaatcattccaccttgGAAAGAGAACAGTTCAAAAGAAATTATGATgactgtatgtaaacttctgaccacaactgtatatgtAATGTGCTTTTTAGTTTTACATTAGCGCATATATAACTACATAATATACAATTCTAGTGTTTTTTCCAAACTTTCCAAACTATAAACTATGATCCAACT
This portion of the Archocentrus centrarchus isolate MPI-CPG fArcCen1 chromosome 17, fArcCen1, whole genome shotgun sequence genome encodes:
- the kncn gene encoding kinocilin, with product MNPVSIGEYHGLRVGAALLSIVAGCIIIGVSRECDADAVGGIFLGAGGLGLLIAIYPFIKAWLNINHILPSFANFRVHPTPANPASDQPAETLRREGTQSQIHLERSKSRMGTFVEGRPMAEAKPDEGTSSDMPDVLSRQKQKTSDQDLP